Proteins co-encoded in one Oreochromis aureus strain Israel breed Guangdong linkage group 3, ZZ_aureus, whole genome shotgun sequence genomic window:
- the LOC120434716 gene encoding uncharacterized protein LOC120434716, producing the protein MAVPSLGDWQSIAEEFQERWHFPLCCRALDGKHVQTKAPPNSGSMFHNYKGTFSIVLLAVVDARYLFRVIDVGGYGRTSDGGILANSTFGQALRAGTLHLPPDQPLPGGEHRGAQPHVFVADEAFPLRRELMRPFPGRLLPLEKRIFNYRLSRARMIVEGAFGVLSSQWRMYRRPMELRPEIAEKCVKATCVLHNFLAVWTRGAPAVRSVAPAVVEPLHSLGRVAANNSSREAVLVREKFMAHFSAEGEL; encoded by the coding sequence atggctgtgccttcactGGGAGACTGGCAGTCCATTGCAGAGGAATTCCAGGAGCGCTGGcacttccctctctgctgccgagctctggatgggaagcacgttCAGACGAAGGCACCCCCCAACTCAGGATCCATGTTCCACAACTACAAGGGAACATTCTCCATTGTTCTCCTTGCGGTTGTGGATGCAAGGTATCTCTTCCGAGTTATTGATGTTGGGGGGTACGGGAGGACCAGCGACGGGGGTATTCTGGCCAACTCCACCTTTGGTCAGGCCCTTCGGGCTGGGACTCTCCATCTGCCTCCTGACCAGCCTCTACCTGGTGGAGAACACCGTGGGGCCCAGCCCCATGTGTTTGTGGCTGATGAAGCGTTCCCGCTGCGGCGTGAGCTGATGAGGCCTTTTCCTGGACGCCTCCTCCCTTTAGAGAAGAGGATCTTTAACTATCGCCTTTCCAGGGCCAGGATGATAGTGGAGGGTGCCTTTGGTGTCCTCTCCTCACAGTGGAGGATGTATCGGCGCCCCATGGAGCTCCGTCCTGAAATTGCGGAGAAGTGTGTGAAGGCAACGTGTGTTCTCCACAATTTTCTCGCTGTTTGGACGAGAGGGGCACCTGCTGTGAGGAGTGTGGCACCTGCTGTGGTGGAGCCGTTGCATAGCCTGGGCCGTGTAGCAGCAAACAACTCCTCCAGAGAAGCTGTCCTGGTGAGGGAGAAATTCATGGCCCACTTCTCGGCGGAGGGGGAGCTGTGA
- the LOC120434720 gene encoding uncharacterized protein LOC120434720 → MALRKLTDNRPETPYFRPPPVHIRVLKCCDQLKVISWDIKDGGVKPLLTKKNKVAAITDGETLVKITLFEEFSSKVKQDMSYMMRGHELRGQAPPYLINITSKTQFFRAPALPVSEALVKKAEELLEPPSPPTPLKMSPTSGGLMTVEGEVVESSGEKDVLAVPGSIRSSRGVSTLESFTTCSRSCAWMTADSSDITVFHSPSLRTCCPASVRESPA, encoded by the exons atggCCTTAAGGAAATTGACCGATAACCGGCCTGAGACGCCGTACTTCCGGCCCCCACCCGTTCACATCCGGGTGTTAAAATGTTGCGACCAGCTAAAG GTGATCAGCTGGGACATCAAGGATGGAGGGGTCAAACCActtctaacaaaaaaaaataaagtggcCGCAATCACCGATGGTGAAACATTGGTAAAAATcactttatttgaagagttCTCCTCCAAAGTGAAACAGGACATGTCCTACATGATGAGGGGACATGAGCTGAGGGGCCAAGCTCCCCCTTACCTCATCAACATCACGTCAAAGACACAGTTTTTTAGAGCTCCTGCCCTTCCAGTCTCAGAGGCCCTCGTCAAAAAGGCAGAAGAGCTTCTTGAGCCACCTTCCCCACCAACGCCACTTAAGATGAGCCCAACATCTGGAGGGCTCATGACAGTGGAAGGGGAGGTTGTGGAG agcagcggggAAAAAgacgtcctcgccgtacctgggtccatcaggtcctccagaggCGTGAGCACTTTGGagagtttcaccacttgctccaggagctgcgcTTGGATGACGGCCGATTCCAGCGATATCACCGTCTTTcactcgcccagtttgaggacctgctgtcccgcgtcgGTCCGAGaatcgcccgcctag